The following proteins are encoded in a genomic region of Rattus rattus isolate New Zealand chromosome 2, Rrattus_CSIRO_v1, whole genome shotgun sequence:
- the Hipk4 gene encoding homeodomain-interacting protein kinase 4, with amino-acid sequence MATIQSETDCYDIIEVLGKGTFGEVAKGWRRSTGEMVAIKILKNDAYRSRIIKNELKLLRCVRGLDPDEAHVIRFLEFFHDALKFYLVFELLEQNLFEFQKENNFAPLPARHIRTVTLQVLRALARLKELAIIHADLKPENIMLVDQTRCPFRVKVIDFGSASIFSEVRYVKEPYIQSRFYRAPEILLGLPFCEKVDVWSLGCVMAELHLGWPLYPGNNEYDQVRYICETQGLPKPHLLHAARKAHHFFKRNPHPDATNPWQLKSSADYLAETKVRPLERRKYMLKSLDQIETVNGGGAVNRLSFPDREALAEHADLKSMVELIKRMLTWESHERISPSAALRHPFVSMQQLRSAHEATRYYQLSLRGCRLSLQVDGKPPPPVIANAEDGPPYYRLAEEEETAGLGGVTGSGSFFREDKAPGMQRAIDQLDDLSLQEARRGLWSDTRADMVSDMLAPLKVATTSHRVPDSGPEPILAFYGSRLTGRHKARKAPAGSKSDSNFSNLIRLSQASPEDAGSCRGSGWEEGEGHTTSTEPSAIPQREGDGPSIKDRPMDAERSGPELFDPSGCPGEWLNEPEWTLEGIRGSRAQGLPARHPHPHGPPRTTSFLQHVGGHH; translated from the exons ATGGCCACCATCCAGTCAGAGACTGACTGTTACGACATCATTGAAGTCCTGGGCAAGGGCACTTTTGGAGAGGTGGCCAAGGGCTGGCGTCGGAGTACAGGAGAAATGGTGGCCATCAAGATCTTGAAGAACGACGCGTACCGAAGCCGTATCATCAAGAACGAGTTGAAGCTGCTGCGCTGTGTACGAGGCCTGGACCCCGACGAGGCCCACGTCATCCGCTTCCTTGAGTTCTTCCATGATGCCCTCAAGTTCTACCTGGTCTTTGAGCTATTGGAGCAAAACCTCTTTGAGTTCCAGAAAGAGAACAACTTCGCACCCCTCCCTGCCAGGCACATCCGAACTGTCACACTGCAGGTCCTAAGAGCGCTGGCCCGGCTCAAGGAGTTGGCCATCATCCATGCTGACCTCAAGCCAGAAAACATTATGTTGGTAGATCAGACCCGCTGCCCCTTCAGGGTAAAG gtgATCGACTTTGGCTCGGCCAGCATATTCAGTGAGGTGCGCTATGTGAAGGAGCCTTACATCCAGTCCCGCTTCTACAGGGCCCCAGAGATCCTCTTGGGGTTGCCATTCTGCGAGAAGGTGGACGTGTGGTCTCTGGGCTGTGTCATGGCTGAGTTACACCTGGGCTGGCCTCTCTACCCAGGCAACAATGAGTATGACCAGGTGCGCTACATCTGTGAGACCCAGGGCTTACCCAAGCCCCATCTGCTGCATGCGGCCCGCAAGGCTCACCACTTCTTCAAGCGTAACCCCCACCCCGATGCCACCAACCCCTGGCAGCTCAAGTCCTCTGCTGACTACCTAGCTGAGACCAAG GTACGCCCACTGGAGCGCCGCAAGTACATGCTCAAATCCTTGGACCAGATTGAGACGGTGAATGGTGGCGGCGCTGTGAATCGGTTGAGTTTTCCAGACCGGGAGGCACTGGCGGAACACGCGGACCTCAAGAGCATGGTGGAGCTGATCAAACGCATGCTGACATGGGAGTCTCACGAGCGCATCAGTCCCAGCGCGGCCCTGCGCCACCCCTTCGTGTCCATGCAGCAGCTGCGTAGTGCCCACGAGGCCACCCGCTACTACCAGCTGTCCCTCCGAGGCTGTAGGCTGTCCCTGCAGGTGGACGGCAAGCCACCCCCACCTGTCATAGCCAACGCAGAGGACGGGCCTCCCTACTACCGCCtggctgaggaagaggagactgcAGGCCTGGGTGGTGTGACCGGCAGTGGGTCCTTCTTCAGGGAGGACAAGGCTCCCGGAATGCAGAGAGCCATCGACCAGCTCGATGACCTGAGTCTGCAGGAGGCCCGCCGGGGGCTGTGGAGCGACACGCGGGCCGACATGGTCTCTGACATGCTGGCTCCACTCAAAGTAGCCACTACCAGCCATCGAGTCCCCGACTCGGGCCCGGAGCCTATCCTGGCCTTCTACGGCAGCCGCTTGACTGGCCGCCATAAGGCCCGCAAGGCCCCAGCAGGCTCCAAATCCGACTCCAACTTCAGTAACCTCATCCGACTGAGCCAGGCCTCACCTGAGGATGCTGGGTCCTGTAGGGGCAGTGgttgggaagaaggagaaggccACACGACTTCCACAGAGCCGTCTGCCATCCCACAACGGGAAGGAGATGGACCCAGCATCAAAGACAGGCCCATGGATGCTGAG